The Archocentrus centrarchus isolate MPI-CPG fArcCen1 chromosome 12, fArcCen1, whole genome shotgun sequence genome includes a window with the following:
- the sh3bp2 gene encoding SH3 domain-binding protein 2 isoform X2 has translation MSSSEMCWPVPMRAIGAQNLLTMPGGVSTAGYLHKKGGSQFSLMKWPLRYIIIHKGCVYYFKSSTSAAPQGAFSLNGYNRVMRAAEETTSSNVFPFKIVHFSKKHRTWFFSAASEDERRKWMRYLRREIDHYNDRKEALLPSDSDSDADSFYGTIERPMDIKHPVDTTEIDYGEDDDDDDDEEDYLKPDNDCSPSCPGRPTGPPPSYPPPPVPVSQRQDSSLGFHKVLPPPIPSQHKTPASLLPKKPPPSALPPSPCLKKDSSKGPPPPLPFGPSVPPPLPSNLKKPGRSTSVGVTGNERDRRPTPAVLVQSPATLPICEKLETRMVLNGPSPCPPNSGGSQSLGSNYHRNKPNLPIPPNPFLSPTSSSHPALPGHAPPSPLLKLHNKPSITTPPVIGVKPLLPATKTRSPGTPFQRTSPEGQSFRSLSTETPADFRRKHDSTKHGGGDDSDDDYENMQLPDSAFIDSNETSFVEKLFKESPTPPEDGLYAIRNSGTKTAKVLVVWDISIGKARNYRLFEEDDCIFLEADVTFPNLCTLIEHYHCHPLPHHGSLCLQMPYTKT, from the exons ATGTCATCTTCAGAGATGTGCTGGCCGGTGCCAATGCGAGCCATCGGGGCTCAGAACCTCCTCACCATGCCGGGAGGCGTTTCCACTGCGGGATACCTCCACAAGAAGGGAGGCAGCCAGTTCAGCCTAATGAAAT GGCCACTGAGGTACATCATCATCCACAAGGGCTGCGTGTACTACTTTAAGAGCAGTACCTCTGCTGCACCACAGGGGGCGTTTTCTCTCAATGGCTACAACAG AGTGATGAGAGCAGCGGAGGAGACAACATCGAGCAACGTCTTTCCTTTCAAGATCGTCCACTTCAGTAAGAAACACAGGACGTGGTTCTTCTCGGCAGCCAGTGAGGACGAGAGGAGG AAATGGATGCGATACCTTCGGAGGGAAATAGACCACTATAACGACAGGAAAGAGGCCCTCCTGCCAAG TGACTCAGATTCAGATGCAGACAGTTTCTATGGTACAATCGAGAGACCGATGGATATTAAACATCCTGTCGATACCACTGAAATTG ATTATGGTgaggacgatgatgatgatgacgatgaagaGGACTATCTGAAGCCAGACAATGACTGTTCCCCATCGTGTCCAG GTCGACCCACAGGTCCACCGCCCTCTTACCCTCCTCCACCCGTGCCAGTCTCCCAGCGTCAGGACTCCAGTCTAGGTTTCCACAAAGTCCTGCCCCCTCCCATCCCGTCACAACACAAAACCCCAGCCTCTCTGCTCCCCAAGAAACCTCCACCTTCTGCACTCCCTCCATCTCCTTGCTTAAAGAAGGACTCTAGCAAAGGCCCACCTCCACCTTTACCTTTTGGCCCTTCGGTCCCTCCACCTCTTCCTTCCAATTTAAAGAAACCAGGCAGGTCGACCTCCGTGGGGGTGACGGGCAATGAGAGAGACAGGAGGCCTACGCCGGCCGTGTTGGTCCAGTCACCGGCTACTCTGCCCATCTGTGAAAAACTAGAGACCAGGATGGTCCTAAATGGTCCCAGCCCCTGTCCCCCTAACTCTGGAGGGAGCCAGTCACTGGGAAGCAACTACCACCGCAATAAACCAAACCTGCCGATTCCACCAAATCCATTCCTTAGTCCGACATCCTCCAGTCACCCAGCACTGCCTGGCCACGCTCCACCCTCTCCACTACTTAAACTACACAATAAACCATCGATAACCACACCTCCTGTAATAGGAGTCAAACCTCTGCTGCCTGCGACCAAGACCAGGTCACCGGGAACACCCTTCCA AAGAACATCTCCAGAGGGCCAGAGCTTCCGTTCCCTCAGCACTGAAACCCCTGCGGATTTCAGGAGGAAACACGACTCAACCAAACACGGTGGAGGAGACGACTCTGACGATGACTATGAGAAC ATGCAGCTGCCAGACTCTGCCTTCATCGACTCAAATGAAACCAGCTTCGTAGAAAA gTTATTCAAAGAGAGTCCGACTCCTCCGGAGGATGGACTGTACGCCATCAGAAACTCAGGAACTAAAACAGCAAAG GTGCTGGTGGTGTGGGACATTAGCATAGGCAAAGCCAGAAACTACAGACTGTTTGAAGAG GATGACTGCATATTTCTGGAAGCTGATGTGACCTTCCCCAATCTGTGTACGCTGATCGAACACTACCACTgccatcctcttcctcaccACGGCTCACTGTGCCTGCAGATGCCCTACACAAAGACATGA
- the sh3bp2 gene encoding SH3 domain-binding protein 2 isoform X1 — translation MSADMSAPSVRKKKSFARTSKPSTRMCIREQRDIITMSSSEMCWPVPMRAIGAQNLLTMPGGVSTAGYLHKKGGSQFSLMKWPLRYIIIHKGCVYYFKSSTSAAPQGAFSLNGYNRVMRAAEETTSSNVFPFKIVHFSKKHRTWFFSAASEDERRKWMRYLRREIDHYNDRKEALLPSDSDSDADSFYGTIERPMDIKHPVDTTEIDYGEDDDDDDDEEDYLKPDNDCSPSCPGRPTGPPPSYPPPPVPVSQRQDSSLGFHKVLPPPIPSQHKTPASLLPKKPPPSALPPSPCLKKDSSKGPPPPLPFGPSVPPPLPSNLKKPGRSTSVGVTGNERDRRPTPAVLVQSPATLPICEKLETRMVLNGPSPCPPNSGGSQSLGSNYHRNKPNLPIPPNPFLSPTSSSHPALPGHAPPSPLLKLHNKPSITTPPVIGVKPLLPATKTRSPGTPFQRTSPEGQSFRSLSTETPADFRRKHDSTKHGGGDDSDDDYENMQLPDSAFIDSNETSFVEKLFKESPTPPEDGLYAIRNSGTKTAKVLVVWDISIGKARNYRLFEEDDCIFLEADVTFPNLCTLIEHYHCHPLPHHGSLCLQMPYTKT, via the exons ATGTCCGCCGACATGTCTGCTCCATCGGTGAGGAAGAAGAAGTCGTTTGCACGGACCTCCAAACCGAGCACCAGGATGTGTATTCGGGAACAAAGGGATATCAT AACCATGTCATCTTCAGAGATGTGCTGGCCGGTGCCAATGCGAGCCATCGGGGCTCAGAACCTCCTCACCATGCCGGGAGGCGTTTCCACTGCGGGATACCTCCACAAGAAGGGAGGCAGCCAGTTCAGCCTAATGAAAT GGCCACTGAGGTACATCATCATCCACAAGGGCTGCGTGTACTACTTTAAGAGCAGTACCTCTGCTGCACCACAGGGGGCGTTTTCTCTCAATGGCTACAACAG AGTGATGAGAGCAGCGGAGGAGACAACATCGAGCAACGTCTTTCCTTTCAAGATCGTCCACTTCAGTAAGAAACACAGGACGTGGTTCTTCTCGGCAGCCAGTGAGGACGAGAGGAGG AAATGGATGCGATACCTTCGGAGGGAAATAGACCACTATAACGACAGGAAAGAGGCCCTCCTGCCAAG TGACTCAGATTCAGATGCAGACAGTTTCTATGGTACAATCGAGAGACCGATGGATATTAAACATCCTGTCGATACCACTGAAATTG ATTATGGTgaggacgatgatgatgatgacgatgaagaGGACTATCTGAAGCCAGACAATGACTGTTCCCCATCGTGTCCAG GTCGACCCACAGGTCCACCGCCCTCTTACCCTCCTCCACCCGTGCCAGTCTCCCAGCGTCAGGACTCCAGTCTAGGTTTCCACAAAGTCCTGCCCCCTCCCATCCCGTCACAACACAAAACCCCAGCCTCTCTGCTCCCCAAGAAACCTCCACCTTCTGCACTCCCTCCATCTCCTTGCTTAAAGAAGGACTCTAGCAAAGGCCCACCTCCACCTTTACCTTTTGGCCCTTCGGTCCCTCCACCTCTTCCTTCCAATTTAAAGAAACCAGGCAGGTCGACCTCCGTGGGGGTGACGGGCAATGAGAGAGACAGGAGGCCTACGCCGGCCGTGTTGGTCCAGTCACCGGCTACTCTGCCCATCTGTGAAAAACTAGAGACCAGGATGGTCCTAAATGGTCCCAGCCCCTGTCCCCCTAACTCTGGAGGGAGCCAGTCACTGGGAAGCAACTACCACCGCAATAAACCAAACCTGCCGATTCCACCAAATCCATTCCTTAGTCCGACATCCTCCAGTCACCCAGCACTGCCTGGCCACGCTCCACCCTCTCCACTACTTAAACTACACAATAAACCATCGATAACCACACCTCCTGTAATAGGAGTCAAACCTCTGCTGCCTGCGACCAAGACCAGGTCACCGGGAACACCCTTCCA AAGAACATCTCCAGAGGGCCAGAGCTTCCGTTCCCTCAGCACTGAAACCCCTGCGGATTTCAGGAGGAAACACGACTCAACCAAACACGGTGGAGGAGACGACTCTGACGATGACTATGAGAAC ATGCAGCTGCCAGACTCTGCCTTCATCGACTCAAATGAAACCAGCTTCGTAGAAAA gTTATTCAAAGAGAGTCCGACTCCTCCGGAGGATGGACTGTACGCCATCAGAAACTCAGGAACTAAAACAGCAAAG GTGCTGGTGGTGTGGGACATTAGCATAGGCAAAGCCAGAAACTACAGACTGTTTGAAGAG GATGACTGCATATTTCTGGAAGCTGATGTGACCTTCCCCAATCTGTGTACGCTGATCGAACACTACCACTgccatcctcttcctcaccACGGCTCACTGTGCCTGCAGATGCCCTACACAAAGACATGA